In Fusarium oxysporum f. sp. lycopersici 4287 chromosome 2, whole genome shotgun sequence, a genomic segment contains:
- a CDS encoding hypothetical protein (At least one base has a quality score < 10) gives MSQQQKVGSSASGQKKGKTSIPSPTPAPAPLRSSSKECVVFSSGLLGSVIASSNKAYGTSCKLGAKFLAVRREDESSWLGFEVTFPIGQGQIDNENLGFGVKHAVDFQYRRPVASDVHSIWVKFPRDDLKLSAEDASESLLARFPGRNKNHKQSLVTVSTKTAATIVGFGVPFLSSDAEVNGWVNDNMPIADSVDLQSFLRQDTFTFLVPQRPSDVVEAFGVETLGPVFRYPYSEDQSWDENRLGQEARSIKGRQFGAQFWHPNDLSHVTAVVQGTAQDVMWLNDRREEMRLPAYFVTPPNGNVARSSSFLVIIAMTMETRKSIDAAWRRLSKDEFPKICLFNSPENEAHHDVWEGKIMSRPNGIPELNDHPTEAFELVFDPILKDHKRKVMAANLFLPSADPTNFAEFGLPCDPDNTKSMMDEKDMTDQQKFVLSQVRDWMALHRALLRGEGFYEWMSKPAPRPIEEALEATTIEDAAPTLRSLPVVNFLEDTDEAYANAIVDEALPQDRDRFRYYLENRPLGLGIITAGPGFGKTTAGAAAILAMQSQYGRVFCSAPTNVAVNNVAVRIDLRSRAVTERCNVGKQVGGPTERVGRRLVVRCYKDKHEEEAFRSILEDTSLGDGAAPVLKGRRLSPWRLQQSSTYWLLILLRSPAVRPLHQDDAAILHRWQQAIDKDDGLFALRAVATREMSWKDFLRSKEFSDCMESANGYLKDFPRVADILSNMTRADLLCVWGNTLSPCFVFGDPKQLPPAVIMLNDTWPKKDKNSPPEFINRFGLDGKISALEYLQGSGIPTYRLKMQLRMAQGMFDTVSSVIYPDVPFVYDESRSITFSEFKIGHDLESFARARYPDLAASASGTLTPIFIHCEGARVIRDMTSGAKWSFGQVQVALDFILDLVVDKKIDPARISVIAPYAANVDLINGLRRRSKYATALEKLPRAATIDSFQGQENDLVVAVVGTDEASGPGFTADPQRLNVMLTRAKSGLVLVGNIHVADAVPKVVEKKGKKGKEKEPTFEVITTGGAKAIIKAPELRKFYKGLHDSGRVARVVVENKIKDKGKDKGKDKGKGKEEEVKDEEVKEEEIKATEASEEALPVEEE, from the exons ATGTCACAGCAACAGAAGGTTGGATCTTCGGCCTCAGGccagaagaagggaaagacTTCCATTCCCTCTCCCACTCCTGCTCCCGCTCCGCTCCGCTCCTCCTCAAAGGAGTGCGTCGTGTT CAGCTCCGGTCTCCTTGGGTCTGTCATCGCAAGCAGCAATAAGGCATATGGCACATCGTGCAAGCTCGGCGCCAAGTTTCTTGCAGTAAGACGAGAAGACGAAAGCAGttggcttggctttgaaGTCACTTTCCCAATCGGTCAGGGCCAAATCGACAACGAGAACCTGGGCTTTGGTGTCAAACACGCTG TTGATTTCCAATATCGTCGCCCCGTGGCCTCCGATGTGCACTCTATCTGGGTCAAATTCCCTCGTGATGACCTGAAGCTGAGTGCTGAAGACGCTTCCGAGTCGCTTCTCGCGAGATTCCCAGGGCGCAACAAGAACCACAAGCAGTCTCTCGTCACGGTTAGCACCAAGACTGCGGCAACGATCGTCGGCTTTGGTGTTCCCTTCCTTAGCTCCGATGCTGAGGTAAACGGATGGGTCAACGATAACATGCCGATCGCCGACAGTGTCGACCTGCAGAGTTTCCTCCGCCAGGACACATTCACGTTCCTTGTGCCACAGCGACCaagtgatgttgttgaggcttTCGGCGTTGAAACGCTGGGCCCTGTCTTCCGCTATCCGTACAGCGAAGATCAGTCCTGGGACGAGAATCGCTTGGGTCAGGAGGCGAGGTCGATCAAAGGCCGCCAGTTCGGGGCTCAATTCTG GCACCCGAATGACCTTAGCCACGTCACGGCTGTCGTACAGGGCACTGCGCAGGATGTTATGTGGCTCAATGACAGACGCGAGGAG ATGCGGCTCCCAGCATACTTCGTTACCCCTCCTAATGGTAACGTTGCGAGGTCTTCCTCCtttctcgtcatcatcgctaTGACCATGGAGACTCGCAAGAGTATCGACGCTGCATGGCGTCGTCTGTCGAAGGACGAGTTCCCCAAAATCTGCCTCTTCAACTCGCCGGAGAATGAAGCCCATCACGATGTCTG GGAAGGAAAGATCATGTCACGCCCCAACGGCATACCGGAGCTCAATGATCATCCTACAGAGGCTTTCGAGTTGGTC TTCGACCCGATCCTTAAGGATCATAAGCGAAAGGTGATGGCTGCCAACCTCTTCCTGCCCTCTGCCGATCCTACCAACTTCGCTGAGTTCGGTCTGCCCTGCGATCCCGATAACACGAAGTCCATGATGGACGAGAAGGATATGACAGACCAGCAGAAGTTCGTCCTCTCCCAAGTGCGCGACTGGATGGCCTTGCACCGCGCCCTCCTCCGAGGCGAGGGATTCTACGAGTGGATGTCCAAGCCCGCTCCTCGGCCGATCGAAGAGGCTCTAGAGGCCACGACAATTGAGGACGCTGCGCCAACTCTGCGTTCGCTACCGGTCGTCAACTTCTTGGAGGATACCGATGAGGCTTATGCCAACGCCATCGTCGACGAGGCACTTCCCCAAGATCGAGATCGTTTCCGCTATTATCTCGAGAACCGCCCTCTTGGTCTTGGCATCATCACCGCC GGCCCAGGTTTTGGCAAGACCACCGCTGGAGCTGCTGCTATCCTTGCAATGCAGTCGCAGTACGGCCGAGTCTTCTGCTCAGCGCCCACCAACGTCGCTGTCAACAACGTCGCTGTCCGAATCGACCTACGAAGTCGTGCAGTTACCGAGCGATGCAATGTAGGAAAGCAGGTCGGTGGCCCAACTGAGCGCGTCGGTCGTCGGCTGGTTGTTCGTTGCTACAAGGACAAGCACGAGGAGGAAGCCTTCCGTTCCATTCTGGAGGATACCTCGCTGGGTGATGGTGCAGCTCCCGTCCTAAAAGGACGCCGTCTGTCTCCTTGGAGACTACAGCAGTCGAGCACCTACTGGCTCCTTATCCTGCTTCGTTCGCCTGCGGTCAGGCCCCTCCATCAAGACGATGCCGCAATCCTGCATCGCTGGCAGCAGGCTATCGACAAGGACGACGGCCTCTTTGCTCTCCGGGCTGTCGCAACAAGAGAGATGTCCTGGAAGGACTTCTTAAGGAGCAAGGAATTTAGCGACTGTATGGAGTCGGCCAACGGCTATCTCAAGGACTTCCCACGTGTTGCCGATATCCTCT CCAATATGACGAGAGCCGACCTCCTCTGTGTCTGGGGCAATACCCTGTCTCCTTGTTTCGTATTTGGCGACCCTAAGCAACTCCCGCCCGCGGTCATAATGCTGAACGATACCTGgcccaagaaggacaagaacaGCCCGCCGGAGTTTATCAACCGGTTTGGCCTCGATGGCAAGATCTCGGCTCTTGAGTACCTCCAAGGTTCCGGTATACCAACATACCGGCTCAAGATGCAGCTTCGCATGGCCCAGGGCATGTTTGACACCGTCTCAAGTGTCATTTATCCTGATGTCCCGTTCGTGTACGACGAGTCGCGGAGCATCACCTTCTCCGAGTTCAAGATCGGTCATGATCTTGAGTCTTTTGCGCGGGCCCGGTACCCAGACCTCGCCGCTTCAGCATCGGGCACCCTAACGcccatcttcatccattgCGAAGGCGCAAGGGTCATCAGGGACATGACGTCCGGGGCCAAGTGGAGCTTTGGTCAGGTCCAAGTTGCCCTGGACTTCATCCTGGATTTGGTCGTcgacaagaagatcgatCCCGCCCGGATCTCGGTAATCGCCCCATACGCGGCCAACGTTGACCTCATCAATGGTTTACGAAGACGGTCTAAGTATGCGACTGCTTTGGAGAAGCTGCCTAGGGCTGCAACCATCGACTCGTTCCAGGGCCAAGAGAACGACCTCGTTGTTGCAGTTGTTGGTACAGACGAAGCCTCGGGTCCTGGCTTCACGGCTGACCCGCAACGACTCAATGTCATGCTCACCCGAGCAAAGAGTGGGCTCGTTCTGGTCGGTAACATCCATGTTGCCGATGCTGTTCCCAAGGtcgttgagaagaagggcaagaagggcaaggagaAGGAGCCTACCTTCGAGGTCATCACCACTGGTGGTgccaaggccatcatcaAGGCCCCTGAGCTGCGCAAGTTCTACAAAGGGCTTCATGATAGCGGCCGGGTTGCTCGCGTCGTCgttgagaacaagatcaaggacaagggcaaggacaagggcaaggacaagggcaagggcaaggaggaagaggtcaaggatgaagaggtcaaggaggaagagatcaaggCGACAGAGGCCTCAGAGGAGGCGCTTCCCGTGGAGGAAGAATAG